In Amaranthus tricolor cultivar Red isolate AtriRed21 chromosome 5, ASM2621246v1, whole genome shotgun sequence, a genomic segment contains:
- the LOC130812836 gene encoding uncharacterized protein LOC130812836 → MQEKKEYVLDEEIPDAPSEEVTQAALNRWQTANRDNMFLEQAQTERFETHRQILESKLKKGESISPHVLKMIGLFENMERLDAGYSIEMAIDIILHSLHKGYDQFKMNYNMLSMEKTLTELYGMLK, encoded by the exons ATGCAAGAGAAAAAGGAATACGTCCTTGATGAGGAAATACCTGACGCTCCCAGTGAGGAGGTCACTCAGGCTGCTCTAAATCGATGGCAAACTGCCAATCGGGAT AATATGTTCCTAGAGCAGGCCCAAACTGAAAGGTTCGAAACCCACAGGCAGATCCTTGAGAGCAAGCTCAAGAAAGGAGAGTCGATCAGCCCGCATGTACTCAAAATGATTGGATTATTTGAGAACATGGAAAGGCTTGACGCCGGGTATTCAATCGAGATGGCAATTGACATCATTCTCCATTCGCTGCACAAAGGCTATGATCAGTTCAAGATGAACTATAATATGCTCAGCATGGAGAAAACCCTTACCGAGCTTTATGGAATGTTGAAGTAG